The proteins below are encoded in one region of Citrobacter enshiensis:
- a CDS encoding DsrE/DsrF/TusD sulfur relay family protein has translation MQKIVIVANGAAYGSESLFNSLRLAIALREQTSDLDLRLFLMSDAVTAGLRGQKPAEGYNIQQMLEILTAQNVPVKLCKTCADGRGITALPLIDGVEVGTLVELAQWTLAADKVLTF, from the coding sequence ATGCAAAAGATAGTGATCGTCGCCAACGGCGCGGCTTACGGCAGTGAGTCGTTATTCAACAGTTTGCGTCTGGCCATCGCACTGCGCGAACAGACCAGCGACCTGGATCTGCGTCTGTTTCTGATGTCTGATGCGGTGACAGCGGGTCTGCGCGGGCAGAAACCTGCTGAAGGCTACAATATTCAGCAAATGCTGGAAATTCTGACCGCCCAGAACGTACCGGTGAAATTATGTAAGACCTGCGCCGACGGTCGCGGGATTACTGCCCTGCCACTCATTGATGGCGTGGAAGTCGGCACGCTTGTCGAACTGGCGCAGTGGACGCTGGCAGCCG
- a CDS encoding YchO/YchP family invasin, whose amino-acid sequence MSRIVFRLLPLPLLLLLAGGIASAQSSYIQQAENPFDNNHDGLPDLGMAAESRDGEKHFAEVVKAFGEASMTDNGLDTGEQARQFALGQVRDVVSEEVNHQLETWLSPWGNASVDMQIDNEGKFNGSRGSWFIPWQDNARYLTWSQLGFTQQDDGLVSNVGIGQRWAHDGWLLGYNTFYDNLLDENLQRAGVGAEAWGENLRLSANYYQPFASWREDTPTVEQRMAPGYDITAQMRMPFYQYLNTSVSVEQYFGDSVDLFDSGTGYHNPVAVKLGLNYTPVPLVTVTAQHKQGESGVSQNNLGLNLNYRFGVPLKKQLAASEVAESKSLRGSRYDTPQRNNLPTMEYRQRKTLTVFLATPPWDLQSGETVPLKLQVRSLHGIRHVTWQGDTHALSLTAGASADSTDGWTIIMPAWDSRDGATNRWRLSVVIEDEQGQRVSSNEVTLSLTEPFMAMPENDPRWQLLPEE is encoded by the coding sequence TTGAGCCGTATTGTTTTTCGTTTACTCCCCCTCCCGTTACTCTTGCTGCTGGCAGGCGGTATTGCCAGCGCCCAGTCTTCGTATATCCAGCAGGCGGAAAACCCCTTTGACAACAATCATGATGGCCTGCCTGATTTAGGCATGGCGGCAGAATCCCGTGACGGCGAAAAACACTTCGCTGAGGTGGTCAAAGCGTTTGGCGAAGCCAGCATGACGGATAACGGTCTGGACACGGGCGAACAGGCGCGCCAGTTCGCGCTCGGGCAGGTACGCGATGTGGTCAGCGAAGAGGTGAATCATCAGCTGGAAACCTGGCTTTCGCCGTGGGGCAATGCCAGTGTGGATATGCAAATAGACAACGAGGGGAAATTCAACGGCAGCCGCGGCAGCTGGTTTATCCCCTGGCAGGATAACGCGCGTTACCTCACCTGGAGTCAACTGGGGTTCACCCAACAGGATGATGGACTGGTCAGCAATGTCGGTATCGGACAGCGCTGGGCGCACGATGGCTGGCTACTGGGGTACAACACCTTTTACGACAATTTGTTGGATGAGAATTTGCAGCGTGCCGGCGTTGGAGCAGAAGCATGGGGAGAAAATCTGCGGCTTTCTGCCAACTACTATCAACCCTTTGCCTCCTGGCGCGAGGATACACCGACCGTCGAACAGCGTATGGCGCCGGGATACGATATTACGGCGCAAATGCGCATGCCGTTTTATCAGTATCTCAACACCAGCGTTAGCGTTGAGCAGTACTTTGGCGACAGTGTGGATCTCTTCGATTCCGGTACGGGCTACCATAATCCGGTGGCGGTAAAACTGGGATTAAATTACACACCTGTGCCGTTGGTGACCGTGACGGCACAGCATAAACAGGGTGAAAGTGGGGTGAGTCAAAATAATCTTGGACTGAACCTCAACTATCGCTTTGGCGTACCGCTCAAAAAACAACTGGCGGCCAGCGAAGTGGCAGAGAGTAAATCGCTGCGTGGAAGCCGTTATGATACGCCGCAGCGTAATAATCTGCCGACGATGGAGTACCGGCAGCGCAAAACGTTGACCGTGTTCCTGGCGACGCCGCCCTGGGATCTTCAGTCGGGCGAAACGGTGCCGCTCAAACTGCAGGTGCGCAGCCTGCACGGGATTCGGCATGTGACGTGGCAGGGAGACACGCATGCGCTGAGCCTGACGGCGGGCGCCAGTGCCGACAGTACAGACGGCTGGACCATCATTATGCCTGCGTGGGACAGTCGTGATGGAGCGACAAACCGCTGGCGGTTGTCGGTGGTCATTGAGGACGAGCAGGGCCAGCGCGTCTCTTCCAATGAGGTCACGCTATCACTGACCGAGCCGTTTATGGCAATGCCGGAGAATGACCCTCGCTGGCAACTGCTCCCGGAGGAGTAA
- the narL gene encoding two-component system response regulator NarL: MNNQEPATILLIDDHPMLRTGVKQLVSMAPDISVVGEASNGEQGIELAESLDPDLILLDLNMPGMNGLETLDKLREKALSGRIVVFSVSNHEEDVVTALKRGADGYLLKDMEPEDLLKALQQAAAGEMVLSEALTPVLAASLRANRATSDRDVTQLTPRERDILKLIAQGLPNKMIARRLDITESTVKVHVKHMLKKMKLKSRVEAAVWVHQERIF, translated from the coding sequence ATGAATAATCAGGAACCTGCAACCATTCTGTTGATCGACGATCATCCGATGCTGCGTACCGGTGTAAAGCAGCTTGTCAGTATGGCGCCCGATATTAGCGTGGTGGGCGAAGCCAGCAACGGCGAACAGGGTATCGAACTGGCGGAATCACTCGATCCCGATCTGATCCTGCTTGACCTGAATATGCCGGGGATGAACGGGCTGGAGACACTCGACAAACTGCGTGAAAAAGCGCTTTCCGGGCGAATCGTGGTGTTTAGCGTTTCCAACCATGAAGAAGATGTCGTGACGGCGCTGAAACGCGGTGCGGACGGTTATCTGCTCAAAGACATGGAGCCGGAAGATCTGTTAAAAGCCCTGCAACAAGCGGCGGCAGGCGAAATGGTGCTAAGCGAAGCCCTGACCCCGGTGCTGGCGGCCAGCCTGCGCGCCAATCGCGCAACGTCCGATCGTGACGTGACCCAACTGACGCCACGTGAACGCGATATTCTGAAACTGATCGCCCAGGGTTTGCCAAACAAGATGATTGCCCGTCGCCTCGACATTACCGAAAGTACGGTAAAAGTGCATGTGAAGCATATGTTGAAGAAGATGAAACTGAAATCTCGCGTTGAAGCCGCCGTATGGGTGCATCAGGAACGTATTTTCTGA
- the narX gene encoding nitrate/nitrite two-component system sensor histidine kinase NarX translates to MFKRCLSPLTLVNQVALIVMLSTAIGLAGMAVSGWLVQGVQGSAHAINKAGSLRMQSYRLLAAIPLDASDQKWLDEMDKTAFSPELTRAAERDGQQEQLKALQNYWHDELSPGLQKAQSAHAVAEDVSRFVTGLDKLVTAFDHTTEMRIERVVMVHRVMAVFMALLLVFTILWLRARLLQPWKQLLSMARAVSQRDFTQRAHISGRNEMAALGTALNNMSEELAESYAVLEQRVQEKTAGLEHKNQILSFLWQANRRLHSQAPLCERLSPVLNGLQNLTLLHDIELRVYDFEDEDNHQEFTCQSDISCDDKGCHLCPRGVLPGIEGGTPLKWRLTDAHTQYGILLATLPQGRHLSHDQQQLVDTLVEQLTATLALDRQQERQQQLIVMEERATIARELHDSIAQSLSCMKMQVSCLQMQGDALPESSRELLSQIRNELNASWAQLRELLTTFRLQLTEAGLRPALESSCQEYSARFGFTVKLDYQLPPRLVPSHQAIHLLQIAREALSNALKHSQADEVVVTVEQNGNQVKLTVRDNGCGVPENAERSNHYGMIIMRDRAQSLRGDCRVRRRETGGTEVSVIFIPETHFKEVQGDTHE, encoded by the coding sequence CAGGGGGTTCAAGGCAGTGCTCACGCCATCAACAAAGCCGGGTCGCTACGTATGCAAAGCTATCGCCTGTTGGCGGCGATACCGTTGGATGCCAGCGATCAAAAATGGCTCGATGAGATGGACAAAACGGCATTCAGCCCGGAGCTAACCCGTGCGGCAGAACGCGACGGACAACAGGAACAGCTTAAAGCGCTACAGAATTACTGGCACGACGAGCTGTCGCCAGGATTACAAAAAGCGCAGAGCGCGCATGCCGTCGCGGAGGATGTCAGCCGCTTCGTCACCGGGCTGGATAAACTGGTGACGGCCTTCGACCATACCACGGAAATGCGTATTGAACGCGTGGTCATGGTGCACCGGGTAATGGCGGTGTTTATGGCGCTGCTGCTGGTCTTCACGATCCTCTGGCTGCGCGCCCGTCTGCTTCAGCCGTGGAAACAGTTACTGTCGATGGCCCGCGCCGTCAGTCAGCGCGATTTTACACAGCGCGCCCACATTAGCGGTCGCAATGAGATGGCCGCGCTAGGAACCGCCCTCAACAATATGTCGGAAGAGCTGGCCGAAAGTTATGCGGTGCTGGAGCAGAGAGTCCAGGAGAAAACAGCCGGTCTGGAGCACAAAAACCAGATCCTCTCCTTCCTGTGGCAGGCTAACCGCCGTCTGCATTCACAGGCGCCGCTGTGTGAGCGGCTGTCGCCAGTCCTCAATGGTTTGCAAAATTTAACGCTGCTGCACGATATTGAGCTGCGCGTTTATGACTTCGAAGATGAAGACAATCATCAGGAATTCACCTGTCAGTCTGACATCAGTTGTGACGATAAGGGCTGTCATCTCTGCCCTCGCGGCGTCCTTCCGGGCATTGAAGGGGGAACGCCCCTGAAATGGCGACTGACCGACGCCCATACCCAGTACGGAATTCTGCTGGCCACGTTGCCGCAGGGTCGCCATCTGAGTCACGATCAACAGCAACTGGTCGATACGCTGGTCGAGCAACTCACCGCCACGCTGGCGCTGGACAGGCAACAGGAGCGCCAGCAGCAATTGATTGTCATGGAAGAGCGTGCCACCATTGCCCGCGAATTGCATGATTCGATTGCACAATCGCTCTCCTGTATGAAAATGCAGGTCAGTTGTCTGCAGATGCAGGGCGATGCATTGCCAGAGAGCAGCCGGGAGCTGCTCAGTCAGATCCGCAACGAGCTGAATGCCTCGTGGGCACAGTTACGTGAGCTGTTAACCACCTTCCGTTTACAACTGACGGAAGCCGGGCTTCGGCCCGCACTGGAGTCCAGCTGCCAGGAGTACAGCGCCCGGTTTGGCTTTACGGTCAAGCTTGATTACCAGTTGCCGCCCCGGCTGGTGCCTTCACATCAGGCCATTCACCTGTTGCAAATTGCCCGCGAAGCGCTCAGTAATGCCCTCAAACATTCACAGGCGGACGAGGTGGTGGTGACGGTGGAGCAAAATGGCAATCAGGTTAAACTGACCGTCCGGGATAACGGCTGCGGCGTACCGGAAAATGCAGAACGCAGTAATCACTATGGCATGATTATTATGCGCGATCGCGCCCAAAGTTTGCGCGGCGATTGTCGTGTACGCCGCCGTGAGACTGGCGGTACAGAAGTTTCTGTCATCTTTATTCCCGAAACACACTTCAAAGAAGTTCAAGGAGATACCCATGAATAA